One window of Sphingomonas sp. KC8 genomic DNA carries:
- a CDS encoding carboxymuconolactone decarboxylase family protein has product MSLKAFAETLPDYAKDIRLNVGSLLNDQTLGDQRKYGLLLTCAHGSGYKPLVDAVEAEAEGKLSSEAANAARAAAAVMAMNNVYYRFVHLASNKEYGTLPAKLRMNVIGSPGIEKDDFELFSLAVSAMNGCGMCIDSHEKVLRGHGVATDVIQTAARVGAIMKAVATVHATAV; this is encoded by the coding sequence ATGTCGCTCAAGGCCTTTGCCGAAACATTGCCCGATTATGCCAAGGACATCCGCCTCAATGTGGGGTCGTTGCTGAACGATCAGACGCTGGGCGACCAGCGCAAATATGGCCTGCTGCTCACCTGTGCGCATGGCTCCGGCTACAAGCCGCTGGTTGATGCGGTGGAAGCCGAGGCCGAAGGCAAGCTTTCGTCGGAAGCGGCCAATGCGGCCCGTGCGGCGGCGGCGGTGATGGCGATGAACAACGTCTATTACCGTTTCGTCCACCTTGCTTCGAACAAGGAATATGGCACGCTGCCCGCGAAACTGCGCATGAACGTGATTGGATCGCCCGGTATCGAAAAGGACGATTTCGAACTTTTCAGTCTCGCGGTCAGCGCGATGAATGGCTGCGGCATGTGCATCGACAGCCATGAAAAGGTGCTGCGCGGCCACGGTGTCGCGACCGATGTGATCCAGACGGCGGCCCGCGTCGGTGCGATCATGAAGGCGGTTGCGACGGTCCACGCGACGGCTGTCTGA
- a CDS encoding peroxiredoxin — MALTVGDKFPGITVPVQQGVAALPAGETIDLSKTDGKWKVVFFWPKDFTFICPTEIIGYGELVKDLADRDAVLIGASTDTDFVHFAWRKSDERLANCDFPWIADNKKELANALGIVHEDAGVALRATFIVDPHNVIQHVTVNGLNQGRNPAEAIRVLDALQTDELCPCNWHQGEDVLKPAA; from the coding sequence ATGGCGCTCACTGTTGGCGATAAGTTCCCCGGCATCACAGTTCCCGTACAGCAGGGCGTGGCCGCTCTCCCGGCCGGTGAAACGATCGATCTGTCGAAGACGGATGGCAAGTGGAAGGTCGTGTTCTTCTGGCCGAAGGATTTCACCTTCATCTGCCCGACCGAAATCATTGGCTATGGCGAACTCGTGAAGGATCTGGCCGATCGTGACGCCGTTCTGATCGGCGCGTCGACCGACACCGATTTCGTCCACTTCGCATGGCGCAAGTCCGACGAACGTCTCGCGAACTGCGATTTTCCGTGGATCGCGGACAACAAGAAGGAACTGGCGAACGCACTCGGCATCGTCCACGAAGATGCGGGTGTCGCCCTGCGCGCCACCTTCATCGTCGATCCCCACAACGTGATCCAGCACGTTACGGTGAACGGCCTCAACCAGGGACGCAACCCGGCGGAAGCGATCCGCGTTCTCGATGCGCTCCAGACCGACGAACTTTGCCCCTGCAACTGGCATCAGGGTGAAGACGTTCTGAAGCCGGCGGCCTGA
- a CDS encoding LysR substrate-binding domain-containing protein encodes MSTYLPTLKQLQYLVALRDHGHFGRAAEACFVTQSTLSAGLRELESLIGIMLVERTRRVVRFTPLGLRVAEKAQRVLREAEELADLARAAGKPLSGELRMGVIPTIAPFLLPRILPRLRTEWPDLKLYLREETTSAACDSLHRGHVDCVLLALPYQCGDVEHEDLFDDRLFIAFPDGEAPPATGGIAADSIDERRLLLLEDGHCLKDHALAACNRPELRAEAAMLGTSLHTLVQMVDNGLGVTLLPEMAISAGILDNTSIVARPLTAEHPARRIAIVWRKGSPREKEFRILAQALSKSHEDRISTGSATPTIGTEA; translated from the coding sequence ATGAGCACCTATCTGCCAACGCTGAAACAGCTCCAATATCTGGTCGCCTTACGCGATCATGGCCATTTCGGCCGGGCGGCGGAAGCCTGCTTCGTCACGCAATCCACACTGTCCGCCGGCCTGCGCGAACTGGAATCGCTGATCGGGATCATGCTGGTCGAACGCACCCGGCGAGTCGTGCGCTTCACACCTTTGGGCCTGCGCGTCGCCGAGAAGGCCCAGCGCGTGCTGCGCGAGGCCGAGGAACTGGCCGATCTTGCACGCGCCGCCGGCAAACCCCTGTCCGGTGAATTGCGGATGGGTGTCATCCCGACGATCGCCCCCTTCCTGCTACCGCGCATCCTGCCCCGACTGCGCACCGAATGGCCCGACCTGAAGCTCTATCTGCGAGAAGAGACGACGAGCGCGGCCTGCGATTCGCTCCATCGCGGCCATGTCGACTGCGTATTGCTGGCCCTACCCTATCAATGTGGCGACGTGGAGCATGAAGACCTGTTCGACGACCGGCTGTTCATCGCCTTTCCCGACGGCGAAGCGCCGCCCGCAACCGGCGGTATCGCAGCGGATTCGATCGACGAGCGGCGGCTGCTGCTGCTTGAGGACGGCCATTGCCTGAAGGATCATGCGCTGGCCGCGTGCAACCGGCCCGAATTACGCGCTGAAGCCGCCATGCTGGGGACATCGCTCCACACGCTGGTCCAGATGGTGGATAACGGGCTGGGCGTGACATTGCTGCCGGAAATGGCGATCTCCGCCGGCATTCTCGACAATACCAGCATTGTTGCCCGCCCCCTGACCGCCGAACATCCGGCACGGCGGATTGCGATCGTCTGGCGCAAGGGCAGCCCGCGCGAAAAAGAGTTCCGCATTCTCGCGCAGGCGCTTTCTAAGAGCCATGAAGACCGGATTTCCACCGGATCGGCCACACCGACCATCGGGACGGAAGCGTAA